In Cheilinus undulatus linkage group 14, ASM1832078v1, whole genome shotgun sequence, a genomic segment contains:
- the ylpm1 gene encoding YLP motif-containing protein 1 isoform X3 has protein sequence MYPSWGNYGGSQPPSYGGPGPRKQPGGGISGQAGFASYEAPASGSMFASLQEQHLQQMQQLQMLHQKQLQSVLHPGSGNNSYGGGHSGSSWHSDGYPMESDSGPPPYYEESEMPGPANRGPPPLPQGNQQPPPPPPQAAPNEAQPVPPPPEPPAVKPPESMAATKAKETNNQTSSKAEENSSNLQLRKPSHHFVEQQQQQWYKQHLQNLQKKQEKAKQNQKEGPAPPPPQGKAAPPPPPSEPPKGAPPPPPPKEEPPAPPPPPEEVRSENVGKSPTFTETPEEPKDPEEAARLQQLQAAAAQWQQVQQQRAGMQYQALMQQHEKLQQILEQYQQIIQQPENLQSMSAETQLRHYEMQQQQFTPLFQNWDCSFALWHEQFKAYPHKDQLQDYEHQWKQWQEQMNATNAHLQERIATLTAMVPYTSVQYGSGMMGQYGQYPGKDMQKQHQTVAPGMQNSPVAGGPRPKGPLPTGFGPTSDSSAGPPVSGNGPAGIVRPPGPSTVQQQGFNNIRGPRGSNPRFGQPQQGFDGPQRFDQPQQRFDGPPQFEQPRNRFDSPSQFEQPRQHLEGPQRFDQPRQRFDGPPRFDQPRQRFDGPPRFDQPRQRFDGPPRFDQPRQRFDGPPRFDQPRQRFDGPPRFDQPRQRFDGPPRFDQPRFGQPRMEQPLRPPGPMSRFERPPGPQEKQLQSPQPKTEPTNKEPTSTDSKTHGKPQTEKDKKDSEMVKPTAEDMTDDNLLNNEGFFVQSDPIPQTLQTDKPEESDNKVSNSSETSKPVKSTSSGTVPSTVVQKNTSTQKPPDKSVGPMTNNKPEIVQKPPGIQQGPQASGQMNSRLDPAKPPPGRGRGQPPAPVTPLGRGRGQPVGEEFRGPNTEPLGEDMEDMSYDYTQPEENYEMPEEQEEYQWEDPSYNEFGGEEEGPSEEIWMPEEDHFYAEEEYYEEPMGGPHRGRGMPPMMRGGPPRGMGVPPFGRGGPPFGRGGPPIGRGGPPFGRGGPPMGRGGPPFGRGGPPVGRGGPPMGRGGPPLGRGGPPMGRGGPPMGRGGPPRGRGGPPMGRGGPPLGRGEPMEMHWEEESAEYPEEGDPYWEERRPPMRGMRPPFPPGRGRPPRGHPGFMPPGRGRPPHPPHGPVDHDPLGHGMKADEAEMDPAMMYHDPHGHPMHPDVGRGRRRVPPPPPHEMLESAEEPLYDGRMEGELGWEPPHSRGPPAPPHEMIDSGGMRRRPMGREMSRGMWRPGPTHEEFEEGYKEGYVEDYGHGEDGYRWHPPPPDYPPEDRHEARYRESEWDRERSPLERDYPHRKAPPDPYRDSRWLEERERERERGLPYPYDEHDRGRELRVREYRDEPPPLPPPPSEWERSRHAPLPERVYPSDFEDRRPRYEDHREGSPIDRPSTLLPAASAASLSESSVDVASQGASGANVLALSQRQHEIILKAAQELKLIRELQEGKTASTEPQPAPADTLPELPAGLLGLEIPADVRNVLKGMSAAAQTTATEATSWTTKPAVTDYQSSLPAASSLQVIPKTVDYGHGHEPGATVERISYGERIVLRPDPVPSDRLYEKEPLGLRDPYSRDPYYDRRSDPYLERREYSRERELYREKLPPEYERERYERERYPPRERDERSPLASALRTGYRERDRDVRERSRSDSRDRDEHYGRPGYERPPYERTGLDRSGSERYGHSSSPYGDRRSYPEERVPPAAPPLPPPPQPPPRVEKKPEIKNIDDILKPPGRSSRPERIVIIMRGLPGSGKSHVAKLIRDKEVDCGGTPPRVLVLDDYFMTEVEKIEKDPDTGKRVKNKVLEYEYEPEMEDTYRSSMLKTFKKTLDDGFFPFIILDTINDRVKHFDQFWSAAKTKGFEVYLAEITADTQTCGKRNVHGRSLKDIMKMSNNWEPSPRHMVRLDVRSLLQDAAIEEVEMEDFNPDDEPKEAKREEEEEGDLGYIPKSKWEMDTSEAKLDKLDGLGSSGKRKREDMAGLDHFLQLPDDYATRMSEPGKKRVRWADLEEQKDADRKRAIGFVVGQTDWERITDESGQLAQRALNRTKYF, from the exons ATGTATCCCTCTTGGGGAAATTATGGAGGATCCCAACCGCCAAGCTATGGAGGACCGGGGCCACGTAAACAGCCTGGCGGTGGCATCTCTGGCCAAGCTGGGTTTGCTAGTTATGAGGCCCCGGCCAGCGGCTCGATGTTCGCCAGCCTTCAGGAGCAACACCTCCAACAGATGCAGCAGCTCCAGATGCTGCACCAGAAACAGCTCCAGTCGGTTTTACACCCCGGCTCCGGTAATAATTCTTACGGTGGGGGTCATTCAGGGTCATCGTGGCATTCAGATGGATACCCGATGGAGTCAGACAGTGGGCCTCCGCCGTACTACGAGGAAAGCGAGATGCCTGGTCCGGCGAATAGGGGTCCCCCTCCTCTTCCACAGGGCAACCAGCAgcctcctccaccacctcctcaaGCTGCCCCCAACGAGGCCCAGCCGGTTCCTCCGCCTCCAGAGCCCCCGGCAGTGAAACCACCAGAGAGCATGGCTGCTACCAAAGCCAAGGAGACCAACAATCAAACTTCATCTAAGGCAGAAGAAAACTCCTCAAACTTGCAG CTAAGGAAACCAAGTCATCATTTTGTTGAG caacagcagcaacagtGGTATAAACAACATCTTCAAAATCTACAGAAGAAGCAAGAAAAAGCCAAACAGAATCAGAAAGAGGGTCCTGCACCACCTCCACCTCAAGGCAAAGCAgctcccccacctcctccatcaGAACCACCGAAAGGTGCACCACCCCCTCCCCCTCCAAAAGAAGAGCCCCcagcacctcctccacctcctgagGAAGTACGG agtgaaaatgtaggaaaatcccCTACATTTACAGAAACA CCTGAGGAGCCTAAAGACCCAGAGGAGGCTGCTCGCCTCCAGCAATTACAGGCCGCTGCAGCACAGTGGCAACaggtgcagcagcagagagcaggTATGCAATACCAGGCTCTCATGCAACAGCACGAAAAGCTTCAGCAGATCCTGGAACAATACCAGCAAATAATTCAGCAACCTGAAAATCTACAG TCAATGTCAGCTGAAACACAGCTGAGGCACTATGAAATGCAACAGCAGCAGTTCACCCCTTTGTTCCAAAATTGGGATTGCTCCTTTGCCCTATGGCATGAACAGTTCAAAGCTTATCCCCACAAAGACCAACTACAAGACTATGAGCACCAGTGGAAGCAGTGGCAGGAGCAGATGAATGCCACCAATGCCCATCTTCAGGAGAGGATTGCCACTTTAACTGCCATGGTGCCATATACTTCAGTGCAGTATGGTAGTGGGATGATGGGGCAGTATGGCCAGTACCCTGGGAAAGACATGCAAAAGCAGCATCAGACAGTAGCCCCTGGTATGCAAAATTCCCCTGTTGCTGGGGGTCCTAGACCTAAAGGGCCACTTCCCACTGGCTTTGGGCCAACATCAGATTCATCTGCTGGACCTCCTGTAAGTGGAAATGGTCCTGCAGGCATTGTCAGACCCCCAGGCCCCTCCACAGTTCAGCAGCAAGGTTTCAACAACATAAGAGGTCCACG CGGAAGCAATCCTAGGTTTGGCCAGCCACAGCAAGGTTTTGATGGTCCCCAAAGATTTGATCAACCACAGCAGCGATTTGATGGCCCCCCTCAATTTGAACAACCAAGAAATCGCTTTGATAGTCCCTCTCAATTTGAACAACCAAGGCAGCACCTTGAGGGACCTCAAAGATTTGACCAACCAAGGCAGCGTTTCGATGGTCCTCCAAGGTTTGACCAACCAAGGCAGCGTTTTGATGGTCCTCCAAGATTTGACCAACCGAGGCAGCGCTTTGATGGTCCTCCGAGATTTGACCAACCAAGGCAGCGCTTTGATGGTCCTCCAAGATTTGACCAACCAAGGCAGCGGTTTGATGGTCCTCCGAGATTTGACCAACCGAGGCAACGCTTTGATGGTCCTCCAAGATTTGACCAACCTCGTTTTGGGCAGCCTAGGATGGAACAGCCTCTGAGGCCTCCTGGACCCATGTCTCGTTTTGAACGCCCACCAGGACCACAggaaaaacaattacaaagtcCCCAACCTAAGACCGAACCAACCAATAAAGAACCTACAAGTACAGATTCCAAAACTCATGGGAAGccacagactgaaaaagataaaaaagattCAGAAATGGTTAAGCCCACTGCTGAAGACATGACAGATGATAACTTGCTAAATAATGAGGGCTTTTTTGTCCAAAGCGACCCTATTCCCCAGACATTACAAACAGATAAACCAGAGGAATCTGATAATAAGGTTTCTAACAGTAGTGAAACCTCCAAACCTGTGAAGAGCACATCTTCTGGAACTGTTCCTTCTACTGTAGTACAAAAAAATACTTCTACACAAAAGCCTCCTGATAAATCTGTAGGGCCAATGACAAACAATAAACCTGAAATTGTTCAAAAGCCTCCTGGAATTCAACAAGGGCCACAAGCCTCTGGCCAGATGAACTCAAGACTAGATCCTGCGAAGCCCCCTCCTGGAAGAGGACGAGGCCAGCCCCCAGCACCAGTTACCCCTCTTGGACGAGGAAGAGGGCAGCCAGTTGGTGAAGAGTTCAGGGGGCCTAATACTGAACCACTTGGGGAGGATATGGAAGACATGTCGTACGACTACACGCAACCTGAAGAGAACTATGAGATGCCAGAAGAGCAGGAAGAATATCAGTGGGAAGATCCCTCGTACAATGAGTTTGGTGGTGAGGAAGAGGGACCCTCTGAGGAAATTTGGATGCCAGAGGAAGATCACTTCTATGCAGAGGAAGAGTATTATGAGGAACCCATGGGAGGGCCCCATAGGGGAAGAGGAATGCCTCCAATGATGAGGGGAGGGCCTCCTAGGGGAATGGGAGTCCCACCTTTTGGAAGAGGTGGTCCTCCTTTTGGAAGAGGAGGTCCACCGATAGGTAGAGGGGGACCACCTTTTGGAAGAGGAGGTCCACCTATGGGCAGAGGGGGGCCCCCATTTGGAAGAGGTGGTCCACCTGTGGGTAGAGGAGGTCCTCCTATGGGTAGAGGAGGCCCTCCCTTGGGTAGAGGAGGCCCTCCCATGGGAAGAGGAGGCCCTCCCATGGGAAGAGGAGGACCACCCAGGGGAAGAGGTGGCCCACCTATGGGAAGAGGAGGCCCTCCCTTGGGAAGAGGAGAACCAATGGAAATGCACTGGGAAGAAGAGTCAGCTGAGTACCCAGAGGAAGGTGATCCCTACTGGGAGGAGAGGAGACCTCCAATGAGAGGCATGAGACCACCATTTCCACCTGGCCGGGGTCGTCCCCCTCGTGGTCATCCTGGTTTTATGCCTCCAGGACGGGGACGCCCCCCTCACCCACCACATGGGCCAGTGGATCACGATCCATTAGGCCACGGAATGAAGGCTGATGAGGCAGAAATGGATCCAGCTATGATGTACCATGACCCCCATGGCCATCCAATGCACCCTGATGTAGGAAGAGGCAGGCGTCGTgtgccaccaccaccacctcatGAAATGTTGGAGTCTGCTGAGGAGCCTTTGTATGATGGAAGAATGGAGGGAGAGTTAGGGTGGGAGCCGCCACACAGCAGGGGACCTCCTGCACCTCCACATGAGATGATTGATTCAGGAGGAATGAGGAGGAGACCAATGGGTAGAGAGATGAGCAGAGGGATGTGGCGGCCTGGTCCAACACATGAAGAATTTGAAGAAGGATATAAAGAAGGTTATGTTGAGGATTATGGTCATGGGGAAGATGGATATCGTTGGCACCCCCCACCACCAGACTATCCCCCAGAAGATCGTCATGAGGCACGGTACCGTGAGTCTGAGTGGGACAGAGAGCGTTCGCCCCTTGAAAGAGACTATCCCCATCGCAAGGCACCACCAGACCCCTACAGAGATAGCCGCTGGCTggaggaaagagaaagagaacgGGAACGTGGACTCCCATATCCGTATGATGAGCATGACAGAGGTAGAGAGCTTAGAGTCCGTGAATACAGAGATGAGCCACCCCCGTTGCCTCCACCACCTTCAGAATGGGAAAGATCAAGACATGCTCCACTACCTGAGAGAGTGTAtccttctgactttgaagatcGCAGACCTCGCTATGAGGATCACAGGGAAGGGTCACCTATAGATAGACCTTCAACTTTACttcctgctgcatctgctgCAAGCTTGTCGGAGAGCTCAGTTGATGTGGCATCACAAGGAGCAAGCGGAGCAAATGTACTTGCTCTCTCCCAGCGTCAGCATGAGATCATCTTGAAAGCAGCTCAAGAGCTTAAACTTATAAG AGAATTGCAGGAAGGAAAGACAGCTAGTACTGAACCTCAGCCTGCACCAGCTGACACCTTGCCTGAGCTTCCTGCTGGTCTTCTTGGTTTGGAGATTCCAGCAGATGTCAGGAACGTGTTAAAG GGTATGAGTGCAGCTGCACAAACAACTGCAACTGAAGCTACATCATGGACAACAAAGCCTGCTGTAACAGATTACCAGTCATCTCTTCCTGCTGCATCCTCACTTCAAGTGATCCCAAAAACTGTGGATTACGGGCATGGCCATG AGCCTGGAGCAACAGTTGAGCGTATTTCTTATGGTGAGAGAATAGTATTGAGGCCTGATCCAGTGCCATCAGACAGACTCTATGAAAAAG AGCCTCTTGGTCTCAGAGATCCTTACAGCAGAGACCCATATTATGACAGAAGATCTGACCCTTACCTGGAACGCCGGGAATACAGCAGGGAACGGGAACTGTACAGGGAGAAGCTTCCACCTGAATATGAAAGAGAAAGATATGAGAGGGAGCGCTACCCCCCTAGAGAGAGGGATGAAAG GTCTCCACTGGCATCTGCTTTACGTACGGGATACAGGGAGAGAGACCGGGATGTCAGAGAGCGGTCACGAAGTGACAGTCGAGATCGAGATGAACATTATGGGAGGCCTGGCTACGAGAGACCTCCATACGAGAGAACTGGACTGGACCGCAGTGGTTCTGAACGTTATGGCCATAGCTCCTCACCTTACG GGGACAGGAGAAGTTATCCTGAAGAGCGTGTGCCTCCAGCTGCACCACCTctcccacctccaccccagcctcctccccGAGTCGAGAAGAAGCCAGAAATCAAGAACATTGACGATATCCTCAAACCACCTGGCAGATCATCAAGGCCTGAGAGG ATTGTAATAATCATGAGAGGGCTTCCAGGAAGTGGAAAGAGCCACGTTGCAAAGCTCATACGG GACAAAGAAGTTGATTGTGGTGGCACACCTCCAAGAGTTCTTGTCCTTGATGACTATTTCATGACGGAGGTTGAGAAAATAGAGAAAGACCCAGACACAGGGAAAAGGGTCAAAAACAAG GTTCTCGAGTATGAGTATGAGCCAGAGATGGAGGATACCTACCGGAGCAGCATGCTTAAAACTTTTAAGAAAACTCTGGATGACGGCTTTTTCCCCTTCATCATTTTGGACACTATTAATGACAGGGTGAAACATTTCGATCAGTTCTGGAGCGCAGCCAAAACAAAAGGCTTCGAG GTGTACCTGGCTGAAATCACTGCAGACACCCAGACGTGTGGAAAGAGAAATGTCCATGGGCGTAGTCTTAAGGATATAATGAAG ATGTCAAACAACTGGGAACCTTCTCCACGTCACATGGTGCGCCTGGATGTCCGGTCCCTTCTTCAGGATGCTGCCATAGAAGAG GTGGAAATGGAAGACTTCAATCCAGATGATGAGCCCAAGGAAGccaagagagaggaggaagaagaaggagatCTG